The Peribacillus simplex genome contains the following window.
GCTTCATACAAAGGTTTATATCTATCGTACCAAAAAAGGCCCATTGCAGTCTTAAATGTCAAGGTTGCCTGGCGCATTCCAGTAACAAAAAAATTAATTGAAATAACCAGAATCACCGTAACTTCAAATAAATACTCTTTACCAAGCCACAATTCTATAAAAGGATTTAATAATACAAATAACGAAATGGAACAAAAACCATAAATCCAAAATCCAAAAAAGTTAACACTTAAAAACCTTGCATTAATTATGTGTTCATCTTCTAACGTACTTAAATTACCTACGCTTGCTGTGATAGCAGAAAAGAATTTTCCAATAAGTGTGTTAACGGCATTGATAATTAACAAGTAATTTGAATAAATACCTACAATTCCAACGCCAATATGAGAAGATAAAATAATATTATCGGTACTAAAAACAACTACTGTGCCAATTTTATGAATCATCAAAGCTTTAATGTTTTTTGTTATACTATCTTGAGTAAATTTATCTAATTTATCCGTTGTTTTAGTTTTCAAGAATGGATACATTTTATTGGCTACATATGAAATAAGAATATTTTCAATAAAATTAAAAATAAATTGAATAGATAGAAACAGAATGAAATTTTGTGTATATATTAGTATAATTATTTGGGAAAAATTAACAATAAATAATCTACTATACATAAATATAGTTGATATATATTCTTTTTGATTTGCAATAATTAGTGACCTCTTATAGGTAAATAGATATGTGCTAGCAGAATTCAATACATATAAAACAAAAATTAAATAAATATTATCAATTTCAGGCATATCTTTTATAATAATTTTCAAGAAAGGTGTTATTGATAACCCCAGAATTAATACCGTTAGCCCAATATACATATAAATCTTTTTATAAAGTTGCATCAAAACAACAATTTTACTTCTATCATTTTCTGCTATCGGTTTATAAAGTGAAAATATCATAGCACCACCGATACCAAGATCTGCTAGGGCTAGAAAAGACATAATATTTCCGAAAAGTCCATTTATACCTAAATATTCAATACTTAAATATTTTACAAAAACCATTCTTGCAATTAGAGTTATAAGTAATATAAAAATTTGTCCAATTACTGCCACTGTGACATTTCTTACTGAATTATTTAATCTGCTCATATTTTTTCCTTTTTCTTTAGCGTAATTATATATTAATAAAGAAGTTCTGGCTTCATCATTATTTAAATGTCACAAGTTTACAAAATTAATAATATAATAATATTTTATAAATTGATTCTTCTTAAGTTTTTTAATTTAAAATAATAGTATATTAACGTTTTGTTTTTAATCTTAATAAGGTAATTAAATATTTTATAATCAAACCGTTCCATATTTGAATGTTTTGTAGCATTTTCAATAGTTGTGTTATTTGCATATTTATTTACGATATAAAAAAATTCTTGTTTTGATTTATAGTTATGTCGAATTATATCTCTAAAAAATGCATGAACACCTAAAATATATGAATTATATATTTTCCTTTTATCACAACCCTCACCGAATGTATTAATGATAAATTCCATCTCTTTATCCACTAAGCCAATGACAATGTCTAATCGATCTTCTCTAAATTTACGATTTAAAGATTCATTATTATCTAAACATACATTATATAAGCATTCCTCTATCACTATAGTGTTTTGTATATTTTGTAAATAACTCAAATTAAACATTAAGTCTTCACCCAAAGAACTATTCGTGTTGAACTGAGAATTTATGCAATCCTTTTTATATAATTTATTGCAAGGTGAACTGAAGATACGACGTAATAAATAAAAGTCCTCTATATTGTCTTTTACTTTTAATTTCTTATATGGAAGAAAAGGTCTTCTTAATTCCACATTGTTTTTTGTAACTTTTAATCCACATACTACTAATTCAGATTTACTTTCAATCATATTCTTAACAAGAAGTTCACACATATTGTTGTCAATCCAGTCATCACTATCAACGAACTGTATATAATTACCGGTGGATATTTTAAGTCCATCATTTCTCGCAGCAGAAGTACCTGCATTATTTTTATGAAAAACCTTTATACGGCTATCAAGCTCTGCATATCTATCGCAAATCTCACCACTGTTGTCTGGGGAACCATCATTTACAAGAATAATTTCTAAATCTTCATACGATTGTTCTATAATGCTGTCTACACAACGTGATAACCATTTCTCAGCTTTATATATAGGTACAA
Protein-coding sequences here:
- a CDS encoding glycosyltransferase family 2 protein, with product MNTKVSIIVPIYKAEKWLSRCVDSIIEQSYEDLEIILVNDGSPDNSGEICDRYAELDSRIKVFHKNNAGTSAARNDGLKISTGNYIQFVDSDDWIDNNMCELLVKNMIESKSELVVCGLKVTKNNVELRRPFLPYKKLKVKDNIEDFYLLRRIFSSPCNKLYKKDCINSQFNTNSSLGEDLMFNLSYLQNIQNTIVIEECLYNVCLDNNESLNRKFREDRLDIVIGLVDKEMEFIINTFGEGCDKRKIYNSYILGVHAFFRDIIRHNYKSKQEFFYIVNKYANNTTIENATKHSNMERFDYKIFNYLIKIKNKTLIYYYFKLKNLRRINL